A portion of the Nitrospira defluvii genome contains these proteins:
- a CDS encoding PAS domain-containing sensor histidine kinase, with protein sequence MNSDRIAFGDDGLTRVAVIFTRPDGIISSFSHAAERLLGVTAETVVGHLTPAAFHDPLELDARRRTIVAQVGTVIEDPFGVIVGLVSLGQMVEEEWTYIDGTGCRIPVRLFVSALPDKRGNIVGYCFVVKDRRGQLQAEALLQRQAKLLDLANDAILVRDLVSDTITYWNEGAVRLYGWTSGEALGAYIHEFLHTTFPCPLEEIKREFLQAGLWRGELVHRTRAGRTITVSSRWTLLRDSSGVPSGSLELNTDITEQKRTQEALTHAHEELEARVLERTAALREANERLRILSRRLMEIQESERRAIARDLHDEIGQALTAIKLNLREIRTVPGSEAVENQIVDSLEILGQVLQRVRSLALDLRPSLLDELGLGPALRWYVGRQAERAGWEALVSVEALTSRPSPEVEIACFRLTQEALTNVARHSQASKVEVRLERAHQELTLVIRDNGIGFDLEMVRAGARAGTSVGLSGMEERVQLAGGTVTITSAPAAGTEIRASFPLAAASESSREDLQ encoded by the coding sequence ATGAACAGTGACAGGATCGCATTCGGTGACGATGGGTTGACGAGGGTTGCGGTGATCTTCACCAGGCCAGACGGGATCATCAGCAGTTTCAGCCACGCTGCCGAGCGATTACTCGGCGTGACTGCGGAGACCGTGGTCGGGCACCTCACCCCGGCCGCTTTTCATGACCCCCTCGAGTTGGACGCTCGGCGACGCACGATCGTGGCTCAGGTTGGCACGGTGATCGAGGATCCGTTCGGAGTGATTGTCGGATTGGTCAGCTTGGGGCAGATGGTCGAGGAGGAGTGGACGTACATCGATGGTACTGGCTGCCGGATTCCGGTGCGCCTCTTTGTCAGTGCTCTGCCTGACAAGCGCGGGAACATTGTGGGTTATTGTTTTGTCGTCAAGGATCGTCGAGGCCAGCTGCAGGCGGAAGCCTTACTCCAACGTCAAGCGAAGTTGCTCGATTTGGCCAACGATGCGATCCTCGTGCGCGACCTGGTGAGTGATACGATTACGTATTGGAACGAGGGCGCGGTGCGGCTGTACGGATGGACGTCCGGGGAAGCGTTGGGTGCGTATATTCACGAATTCTTACACACGACCTTTCCGTGCCCGCTGGAGGAGATTAAGCGGGAATTCTTGCAGGCAGGGTTGTGGCGGGGCGAATTGGTGCATCGGACGCGCGCGGGACGGACCATCACGGTGTCGAGCCGGTGGACGTTGCTCCGTGATTCATCGGGAGTCCCGAGCGGCAGTCTCGAATTGAACACGGATATTACCGAACAGAAGCGGACACAGGAAGCATTGACGCATGCGCATGAGGAGTTGGAGGCGCGGGTGCTGGAGCGTACGGCGGCATTGCGCGAGGCGAACGAGCGATTACGCATACTGTCCCGTCGGTTGATGGAAATTCAAGAGTCGGAGCGCCGTGCGATTGCGCGTGATTTGCACGATGAAATCGGCCAAGCGCTCACGGCGATCAAGCTCAATTTGCGAGAAATTCGCACGGTGCCTGGCAGTGAGGCGGTGGAGAATCAAATCGTCGATAGTCTGGAGATTCTTGGGCAGGTGCTGCAACGTGTCCGCAGTTTGGCCCTGGATTTACGGCCATCGCTGTTGGACGAACTGGGGTTGGGCCCGGCTCTCAGATGGTACGTCGGCCGGCAGGCGGAGCGCGCGGGGTGGGAGGCCCTGGTGTCTGTTGAGGCGCTGACAAGCCGGCCCTCGCCTGAGGTTGAGATCGCCTGTTTCCGGCTGACGCAGGAAGCGTTGACCAATGTCGCGCGCCACTCGCAGGCGAGCAAGGTGGAAGTGCGCTTGGAGCGCGCGCATCAGGAATTGACGCTGGTCATTCGTGACAATGGCATCGGGTTCGATCTGGAGATGGTTCGGGCGGGTGCCAGAGCCGGCACCAGTGTCGGGTTGTCCGGGATGGAGGAACGCGTTCAACTTGCCGGTGGAACGGTCACGATCACGTCCGCTCCTGCTGCAGGGACCGAAATTCGTGCGTCGTTTCCCCTCGCCGCGGCATCCGAGAGCAGTCGGGAGGATCTGCAATGA
- a CDS encoding DMT family transporter: protein MDRPSAPAAYAALTTSALVWGGSIVGQKLALGAFSAVETSLLRGLGALAILIPLWWWTEGGRTTLTARDLKWLSLLGLGVLGNHLLTLFGLRYVGAATAGVIIGASPAITALLSSLLVRDVPFKTVAGGCAVSFAGVALVSGVGGDAPSGENPWLGGILVLLGLVSWALYSIGGRQVMERLTPLTVNWTTLFLSLMLQIPLLWTDQKLLVTGMSVVPLSGWLALGYLIVFATALGQQAWLYGVQGVGPSRAGVFVNLIPVSALLLSALILGEAIGVREVVGIALILAGVWLVGRQSARLKGRG from the coding sequence ATGGACAGACCGTCAGCCCCTGCCGCCTATGCCGCCTTGACCACGTCCGCCCTGGTATGGGGAGGCTCGATTGTGGGGCAGAAACTCGCGCTCGGCGCGTTTTCGGCCGTGGAGACCTCCTTGCTGCGCGGCCTCGGCGCGTTGGCGATCCTGATTCCTCTCTGGTGGTGGACGGAAGGCGGGCGCACGACTCTGACGGCCCGCGATCTGAAGTGGCTGTCGCTGCTGGGTCTCGGCGTGCTCGGCAACCATCTGTTGACGCTGTTCGGCCTTCGGTATGTCGGCGCGGCCACCGCTGGAGTGATTATCGGGGCGAGTCCGGCCATCACCGCCCTCCTCTCATCGCTGTTAGTCCGCGATGTGCCTTTTAAAACCGTGGCGGGAGGGTGTGCGGTGTCGTTCGCGGGGGTGGCGCTGGTGTCCGGAGTCGGAGGAGATGCCCCGAGCGGAGAGAATCCCTGGTTGGGCGGCATCTTGGTCCTGTTGGGGTTGGTGAGCTGGGCGCTCTACTCGATCGGAGGCCGGCAGGTGATGGAGCGTCTAACCCCGCTGACAGTCAATTGGACGACCTTGTTCCTCTCGCTGATGCTGCAGATTCCCCTCCTCTGGACCGATCAAAAGCTGCTCGTCACCGGTATGAGCGTCGTTCCGCTTTCCGGGTGGTTGGCCTTGGGCTATCTGATCGTCTTTGCCACCGCTCTTGGCCAGCAAGCCTGGCTCTATGGCGTGCAGGGCGTCGGTCCCTCACGGGCCGGCGTCTTCGTGAACCTTATTCCCGTGTCGGCCCTGCTCTTGTCGGCCCTCATACTGGGTGAGGCGATTGGCGTTCGGGAAGTCGTGGGGATTGCTCTCATCCTCGCCGGCGTCTGGCTGGTCGGAAGGCAGTCGGCTCGACTCAAGGGTAGGGGCTAG
- a CDS encoding O-methyltransferase produces MADLVLPDIEAYAAACSLPETPVRRNLREETERTMEFARMLVGPLEGAFLSMMTRLVQAQRVLEIGMFTGYSALCFAEALPDQGRVMTCEVDEESAAVARRFFAQSPHGGKIDIRMGPALETMANLTGPFEVIFIDADKINYVNYYRRAMELLSPRGVILIDNVLWDGDVLLNPPPDDRTAAIQELNRVVAADSRVTAVLATIRDGVWVISPKPSREPS; encoded by the coding sequence ATGGCTGATCTGGTCCTGCCCGATATCGAAGCCTATGCCGCGGCCTGTTCCTTGCCGGAAACTCCGGTCCGCCGGAATTTGCGAGAGGAAACCGAGCGGACCATGGAGTTTGCGCGGATGCTGGTGGGGCCGCTGGAAGGCGCATTTCTGTCCATGATGACTCGCCTCGTTCAGGCCCAGCGCGTGCTGGAAATTGGGATGTTTACGGGGTATAGCGCCCTGTGTTTTGCGGAAGCCTTGCCCGACCAGGGACGGGTGATGACGTGCGAGGTGGATGAAGAATCCGCCGCCGTCGCTCGCCGATTCTTTGCCCAGTCGCCGCATGGAGGGAAAATTGACATTCGGATGGGTCCGGCGCTGGAGACGATGGCGAATCTGACCGGCCCCTTTGAGGTGATCTTTATTGATGCAGACAAGATCAACTACGTGAATTATTACCGTCGGGCGATGGAGTTGCTGTCCCCGCGCGGCGTGATCTTGATCGACAATGTATTGTGGGACGGCGATGTCCTGCTGAATCCGCCGCCGGACGATCGCACCGCGGCCATTCAGGAACTCAACCGAGTCGTGGCGGCTGATTCGCGCGTGACGGCGGTGCTGGCCACTATTCGCGATGGAGTGTGGGTCATTTCCCCGAAACCGTCACGCGAGCCGTCTTAA
- a CDS encoding carboxypeptidase M32, with translation MKTLATLEPLTDRLLEIRRIQSAASVLSWDQETYMPAGGGAARAEQIAALEGLAHEKLVSREIETLLTDWVDPATGQATEGWDEPSRSLLRETWRDFSRAKKLPSAFVVRLSRECSLAQQAWVTAREESRFSKFFPSLRTIIDLKREEAQYLGYRDSPYDALLDTYEPGATIAHLAPMFRELRERLVPLLKKVQGSGVTIDDSCLHQRFDQAKQMEFGRLVLVAMGYDFERGRLDLSAHPFTTSFHPTDVRVTTRVFETDLPSCLFSCIHEGGHGLYDQGLDPRYYGSPLGESVSLGFHESQSRLWENCVGRSRAFWRCFYPILQHTFPEQLATVPLDHFYAAINRAAPSLIRVEADELTYNLHIMLRVEIEQALIENRIQPDDLPGLWNDKMQSYLGIVPQRDADGVLQDVHWSMGAFGYFPTYTLGNLYSVQFFEQANLELPQLEEDIAAGQLVPLRRWLEQKIHRWGRMFTPDHLARRVTGNGVSPEPFLRYLEKKYGQLYQL, from the coding sequence GTGAAGACATTGGCAACATTGGAACCATTGACGGACCGTCTCCTCGAAATCCGGCGCATTCAGAGCGCAGCGTCGGTCCTCTCTTGGGACCAGGAAACCTATATGCCGGCCGGGGGCGGCGCGGCACGGGCCGAACAGATCGCCGCGTTGGAAGGACTCGCGCATGAGAAACTCGTATCCCGCGAAATCGAGACGCTATTGACCGATTGGGTCGACCCAGCGACGGGCCAGGCCACCGAAGGGTGGGATGAGCCATCACGTTCTTTGCTCCGTGAAACCTGGCGAGATTTCAGTCGAGCCAAGAAGCTTCCCTCTGCCTTTGTGGTCCGCCTGAGCCGCGAATGCTCCCTGGCGCAGCAGGCCTGGGTGACGGCACGGGAGGAAAGTCGTTTCTCAAAATTCTTCCCCTCGCTCAGAACCATCATCGACCTCAAGCGCGAGGAAGCCCAATACCTCGGCTATCGGGACTCCCCGTATGACGCACTCCTGGACACCTATGAGCCAGGCGCGACAATTGCGCATCTTGCGCCGATGTTTCGCGAACTACGCGAACGGCTCGTCCCGCTGCTCAAAAAGGTGCAAGGCAGCGGAGTGACCATCGACGACAGCTGTTTACACCAACGCTTTGATCAAGCCAAGCAAATGGAATTCGGTCGCCTCGTGCTCGTGGCCATGGGGTATGATTTCGAGCGCGGCCGCCTCGACCTTTCCGCCCACCCCTTCACGACCTCGTTTCACCCAACCGATGTCCGCGTCACGACCCGTGTCTTCGAAACGGATTTGCCCTCGTGCCTGTTCAGCTGCATCCACGAAGGCGGTCACGGCCTGTATGATCAAGGGCTCGACCCTCGATATTACGGCTCGCCTCTCGGCGAGTCCGTGTCACTGGGTTTCCACGAGAGTCAGTCTCGTCTGTGGGAGAACTGCGTGGGCCGATCGCGCGCCTTTTGGCGCTGCTTTTACCCGATCCTCCAACACACATTTCCTGAACAGCTGGCCACCGTCCCGCTCGATCACTTCTATGCCGCGATCAACCGGGCCGCGCCCTCCCTCATTCGCGTCGAGGCCGACGAGTTAACTTATAACCTCCACATCATGCTGCGCGTGGAAATTGAGCAGGCGCTGATTGAAAATCGCATCCAACCGGATGACTTACCGGGACTCTGGAACGACAAAATGCAGTCGTACCTCGGAATCGTTCCGCAACGGGATGCCGACGGCGTGCTCCAGGATGTGCATTGGTCGATGGGGGCATTCGGCTACTTTCCGACCTATACGTTGGGCAACCTCTATTCAGTCCAATTCTTCGAGCAGGCCAACCTGGAACTGCCCCAGTTGGAAGAAGACATCGCGGCCGGGCAACTCGTTCCGCTCCGGCGATGGCTGGAACAAAAGATTCACCGCTGGGGACGTATGTTCACGCCTGACCACCTCGCCCGGCGAGTCACCGGCAACGGGGTGAGTCCCGAGCCATTCCTGCGCTATCTAGAAAAGAAGTACGGCCAACTGTATCAACTCTAG